The stretch of DNA TGACCCaccgaggaggaggaggaggaggaggaggaggccggGGAGGGAGCGCCTGGGACCAGAGATGGGAGGCTGCCTGTCATGCCGACCGGCCCGGGGTaagtgtgggactggggggccccagcatggggatgggggggctgtgtgtgccgGGGGGGCCTCGCTCTGTGCCACTTCTCTTTGCCAGTTTAGGAAGTGAAGCGTCGGGTTTAGGCAATGAGCCAAGATGGGAAGCAGGGGAaacttcctaccccccccccggggcattGTACTGGGGGTTACATGGGGGTTACATGGGGGTTACATGGGagttatatgggggttacatGGGAGTTACATGGGGGTTACATGGGGGTTATATGGGAGTTACATGGGAGTTACATGGGGGTTACATGGGGGTTACATGGGGGTTACATGGGAGTTACATGGGAGTAACATGGGGGTTACATGGGGGTTACATGGGGGTTACATGGGAGTTACATGGGGGTTACATGGGGGTTACATGGGGGTTACATGGGAGTTACATGGGGGTTACATGGGAGTTACATGGGGGTTACATGGGGGTTATATGGGAGTTACATGGGGGTTACATGGGGGTTACATGGGAGTTACATGGGAGTTACATGGGAGTTACATGGGGGTTACATGGGAGTTACATGGGGGTTACATGGGGGTTATATGGGGGGCTTCTCTGGCTGGGAAACTGGGCGACTCTCTGCCTTCAGCGACGCAAAGTTATTGCTCTGCCGCTCAGTGCAGGCGTTCTGCCATTAGTCCTGATAGGGTCCCGCTGGGGCTGCTGGGTAATGGGACTGTAaggggatagatagatagatagatacacggatagatagatagatagatagatagatacatacacggatagatagatagagatagatagatagatacacggatagatagatagatagatacacggatagatagatagatagatagatagatagatacacggatagatagatagatagatacacggatagatagatagatagatacacggatagatagatagatagatagatagatagatagatagatagatagatacacggatagatagatagagatagatagatagatacacggatagatagatagatacacggatagatagatagatagatacacggatagatagatagatagatagatagatagatacacggatagatagatagatagatacacggatagatagatagatagatacacggatagatagatagatagatagatagatagatagatacatacacggatagatagatagagatagatagatagatacacggatagatagatagatagatagatacacggatagatagatgataaatagatgataaatagatagatgatagatagatagacagacagacagagagatagatagatacacagatagagataaatagatagatagacagggaGCTAGAGCCTAGTTTATTAATATTAggtgtaggagctgccatatatatatatataccccccactGAAACAGCCCAGTGACCCCCAGTGACCAGCAGGAAGGATATGGATCATTTCATGCAGAGACAGactgtgtatgtttgggggtAACGTCTCCTTGAATTGCTGCTGCCGGGGAGCCAATCGGGGCGGCCCATGTCTGGCTGGGGGTGTATGTTGGGTAATCAGGGAAATATTTacccagcatccccccccccatctcaaGTGACGGCCCCCACCCAAGTGACCCCTGTACGTAGAGCTGGAGGCTCCTGTGGGGCAAGTTATAACCTGCCCCAGGGCAAGAGCCTTAGTTACCCTTTAGGCACcacttactggggggggggggttcggggGAAGGAAATCCCTGCCGGGGGGCCCAATAGGAGACCCCATGTGTAATATTGGGGTAatgtgcaactcccagcaacccccactCACCCCTTCAGGTAGAACCCtgctattggggggggggggggggggctgcaggtttAAGCAGAAAGGTTACAGAATCTCACTAAGTACTTCTTAAATGTTCCTGATAATTCCACCTCTATTCCCAGCCTGCCCGGGGGGGTCCCACATTCACTGTGATAATAGCAAGTTAGCATATTCacagcccccccccatggaaatcAGCCGCAATAACACCCTCatttacagcttattgtgtgcccagaacattccttctctgtatatttgtatttatacatatgggtagggggtgccatagtgtttcccttagacagtacagtatgggggtacagcttattgtgtgcccagaacattccctctctgtatatttgtatttatacatatgggtagggggtgccatagtgtttcccttagacagtacagtatgggggtacagcttattgtgtgcccagaacattccttctctgtatatttgtatttatacatatgggtagggggtgccatagtgtttcccttagacagtacagtatgggggtacagcttattgtgtgcccagaacattccctctctgtatatttgtatttatacatatgggtaggaggtgccatagtgtttcccttagacagtacagtatgggggtacagcttattgtgtgcccagaacattccttctctgtatatttgtatttatacatatgggtagggggtgccatagtgtttcccttagacagtacagtatgggggtacagcttattgtgtgcccagaacattccttctctgtatatttgtatttatacatatgggtaggaggtgccatagtgtttcccttagacagtacagtatgggggtacagcttattgtgtgcccagaacattccctctctgtatatttgtatttatacatatgggtagggggtgccatagtgtttcccttagacagtacagtatgggggtacagcttattgtgtgcccagaacattccttctctgtatatttgtatttatacatatgggtagggggtgccatagtgtttcccttagacagtacagtatgggggtacagcttattgtgtgcccagaacattccctctctgtatatttgtatttatacatatgggtagggggtgccatagtgtttcccttagacagtacagtatgggggtgcagcttattgtgtgccccagaacattccctctctgtatatttgtatttatacatatgggtaggaggtgccatagtgtttcccttagacagtacagtatgggggtacagcttattgtgtgcccagaacattccttctctgtatatttgtatttatacatatgggtagggggtgccatagtgtttcccttagacagtacagtatgggggtacagcttattgtgtgcccagaacattccctctctgtatatttgtatttatacatatgggtaggaggtgccatagtgtttcccttagacagtacagtatgggggtacagcttattgtgtgcccagaacattccttctctgtatatttgtatttatacatatgggtagggggtgccatagtgtttcccttagacagtacagtatgggggtacagcttattgtgtgcccagaacattccctctctgtatatttgtatttatacatatgggtaggaggtgccatagtgtttccttagacataTTAATGGAATgtatgttgtggggggggggggtatttgggggGGCAGGAAGAGCCCACTGGGCTAACGTCGGACCCTCTTTCTGTTCAGGTGCCGAGAAGAGTCCGTTTGAGCAGGACTTTCTGGCTGCCCATAATACATACAGAAGGAAGCACGGGGCGCCCCCCCTACAGCTCAGCCGGGACCTCTGCCGATCTGCCCAGCAATGGGCCGACCACCTCCTGTCCATCCGGACCCTGGAACATAGCGGGGGCAACACCGGGGAGAACCTCTACTATAAATACAGCTCCGTTGCCAGGGAACTACCAGGTATGTGGTCCCTGACCCCAACCACTTAATACCACCAACTGCCCCCCCTACCCACCCCAGTGGCACATCCTTGGGTAAGTCAATCCACTTTTACCTCCCATCAGGCCAAGAACCCGTAGACGCATGGTATGACGAGATCAAGAACTATGACTTTGGCCGACCCGGGTTCCGCAGTAACACAGGTAACATCATGGCGGAGTAGACCTTTTGGCTTGTCCATCCCACTGAATGGTTCCTTCAACCCTATTGGCCCCACTAATTATTTTTTCATTGGTTCCTTTACACAAGGGCACTTTACTCAGGTTGTCTGGAAGGACTCTAAGGAGGTTGGAGTTGGGGTGGCCACAGACGGCAATGGTCTTTATTTCGTGGTGGGACAGTACAACCCAGCGGGGAATATCACCAACCCCGGATACTTTGAGAAGAACGTTCTGCCCGCCGGGTCATCTCCAGGACCAGATAGTGCCGAGTCTGGCAGCTCCCAGTGGAAACCAGCAGGAGGCTACAGAGAACCAACAGGAGGCTACAGAGAACCAACAGGAGGCTACAGAGAACCAACAGGAGGCTACAGAGAACCAGCAGGAGGCTTTGTAGAACCGCCCAGAAGCTTCAGAGAACCTGAAAAGACATCTAGCAACTTCAAACCCGTATCGGGATTAACCAAGCAGGGTAAGTGGTCCGGCAGTGTTGGGCATTTAGTAGTAGTGCAAAGCTGTCAGACAGAGAGCAGAGGAGGGTACTGGCCCAATGCTCTTGTTGGCCAATAGTAATGTTCTACGCAGCCCTAAAGAACCCAGTTCAAAGCTCTGGACCAGAAGAATTAGGACAAGGTTAAATACATGGTCATGGTAGAACTTGGTCTTGATCTTGAGTTAAAGTAGTGTTTGTGGAGCGTTGGTCAGAACCTTGGCCAAACAACAACTTCttctatttgtccagcaggagctGGGAGTTTTGAGCAGGAAGCTCTGGACGCGCACAATAAGTATCGACGCCAACATGGCGCACCCCAACTCCAACTCTCCCGGGAGCTGTGCGACTCCAGCCAGAAGTGGGCCGACCACCTACTCTCCATCAACGCCCTGCAGCACAGCAACACCGCCAACGGGGAGAACCTGTGGTACAAGTGGAACTCCAGCATGAGGGATGCCTCTGGTGAGACCTCTTCTGCCCCCAGTCCACATAGCAGGCGCTTCCTGCCCGGCCTGACTGGGTTATGCATAGTTACACCTGGGTACATACGCCTCCAGTGGTGGGATTATCTAGGGTTGGTCTGTTAAGCCTTCTTCTGACTTGTGTCCAACTTGTGTGACTCAGGTGCGGAGGTGGTGGAAACGTGGTACAACGAGATTAAGGATTATAGCTTTGGCCGGCCGGGCTTCCAGTCTAACACAGGTAAGTGGTTCCCCTCCCTTCCTTCTTGATACGGTTGACTGAGATGGAATTTACTGTGTTTCAACTCGTTCCCAAAGCCATTGAACCCCTGAACTTGTTGGAAGCTCTCCATGCCAACGGCTCCACCTGTAAAGGTCATGGAACCCGTAAGAAGCTCCATTGTATTAGAAGAATTAGGGACTGGTGATGGGGTGGGGTCTCCAGCTCTGAAGGGTTGGGTGGAGTCTTCGGCCTGAAACGCGTTGGCTTCTCTTCCAGGTCACTTTACACAGGTTGTCTGGAAAGACTCCAGAGAGGTTGGCGTTGCCAAAGCTGTGGATGGCAAAGGAATGGTGATAGCGGTGGCGCAGTACAGCCCAGCTGGCAACATCACCAACCCCGGCTACTTCCAGAAGAACGTTCTGCCGAAGGGAACTCCTGTATCCGATACGGGAACAAGCCCCACCGCCAGGGGAACCTCGTATCTAGGAACACGCGGAACAGACTCGGCCTCGTCACCTACAGGTAATTGATTgaaaatggccaatgggacaatgaccgttccccccccccaccctcggTTGTCCTACATGAGACTGAGATGATCTTCATATGTTCGTTTCACTTTTCCAGCAGATTCCAGAGAATTTGCCCTTGAGTTCCTGAAGGCCAATAACGTTTATCGATCACGCCACGGGGCAAAACCGCTGCAGCTCAACTCGAAGATAAGTCAGGAAGCCCAACGGTGGGCGGAGCATCTCCTCAACCTGAAGACTTTAAAGCACAGTGACACGTCCCATGGGGAGAATATCTGGGCTAAATCTGGAGGCCCCTCCATCACCGTCACAGGTACCAGGCCTATCTGTCCTAATCCTTGAGCTGGTCTACCTTGGGCTGGTCTACCTTGGGCTGGTCTAACCTTGGGCTGGTCCAACCTTGGGCTTGTCTACCTTTGACTGGTCCAACCTTGGGCTGGTCTACCTTGCAGTGGTGGCAGGGGGGTCCAACCTGAAGGCTAGTTGATCTAGCCCAAGGATAGGGTCTAAGGACGTCTCTTGATCTTATGTCTCTCCATCTTCCATGGAATTGTTCTTCTAATTCTCTCTTTGTTCCGACCCAGGGCAAGAAGTGGCCGACAGCTGGTACAAAGAAGAGAAGAATTACAACTTCTCCAAGCCCGGATACCAGGCCGACACAGGTGGGCAATGTCCCTCAGTAAAGGCTGCCCCCTTGAGTTATGGAACATTAGGTCCGGCTGGGCAGATCTCCCAATGACGTCCCCTCTCTCATCCCTGCAGGTCATTTCACCCAGATGGTGTGGAAAGCCTCCAAGGAGGTGGGTGTTGGTCTGGCCTCCAGCGGCAAAGGGATGTTGATTGTGGTGGCCCAGTATAACCCCAGTGGGAACATCACCAACCCGGGATTCTACGGCCGCAACATCCTCCCTCGAGGCTCCAAGGTGACCGATGACGACGGTGATGAGGATGGTTTTGTGAAGAGTCCAAGTTCCACTGCTGTTCTACCCATTCCAGGTGGGCACTGCTAGTACCACTAGGGCAATAAAGCCTCGTACTTTGCCCCCCCTCAGggcaccccccctccaacaagaTGTATCTCAATAGAGGCCCTTTAGCACGAATGGTGAGACTTCCCACTGCACCATGGGAAGTGGGACAATCCATCCCTGAGTTAGAATGGAATAGTCCGTGGTCGGCCATGAGTCATATAAGGGCAAGAGTTGAAATCTGCCCCCGAGTATCAGTAAGGGGGGGTCGTTTCTCTGCCTTTCCTGGAGGCGAATCCCAGCCAGACGGAGAGGCCGCAGGGAATTCCAGGCGGTTTCCAACTGCTCGTGGTTTAGTCATTAGTCACCGTTCCTCGGAAGGGGGGGCGCGGGGTTAAATGCTGGAACGCACCCCAAATCTTTCTTCTTTACCCCAGAAgccaaggtcagactggggatgTGTGAGGCCCACCAAGctgcccccccaggggcccccaatgAGTTACAGTGGGAAtcaggggccgggggggggggcacaaggaaTTCACTCGCCTTTTCCCATGTTTACAGAGAAGGAGCTGAAAAGCTTCCGGAAGGATCTGCTCAGTGAGCACAATCAGTACCGTAAGCTCCACGGCGCCGGGGCCCTCCAGCTCAGCGTGGCCCTTTCCCAGGATGCACAGAAGTGGGCGGATCACTTAGTAGGGAAACGTGCCCTGCAGAACAGCGACACCCACCATGGGGAGAACCTGTGGTACCGATGGGGGACCAACACCAGCTTGCCCACAGGTAAGTACTTACCCACAACCTCTGCTAtgtctgtacttcctgctcctgggctgctctctttcccatggtcaggcaggaacctccccctgggtaagtgaatccaatctccccccagtacttacccaggtacagagctctgattctctgtacttcctgctcctgggctgctctctttcccatggtcaggcaggaacctccccctgggtaagtgaatccaatctccccccagtacttacccaggtacagagctctgattctctgtacttcctgctcctgggctgctctctttcccatggtcaggcaggaacccccccctgggtaagtgaatccaatctccccccagtacttacccaggtacagagctctgattctctgtacttcctgctcctgggctgctctctttcccatggtcaggcaggaacccccccccctgggtaagtgaatccaatctccccccagtacttacccaggtacagagctctgattctctgtacttcctgctcctgggctgctctctttcccatggtcaggcaggaacctcccactgggtaagtgaatccaatctcccccagtacttacccaggtacagagctctgattctctgtacttcctgctcctgggctgctctctttcccatggtcaggcaggaaccccccccccctgggtaagtgaatccaatctccccccagtacttacccaggcaCAGAGctttgattctctgtacttcctgctcctgggctgctctctttcccatggtcaggcaggaaccccccccctgggtaagtgaatccaatctcccccagtacttacccaggtacagagctctgattctctgtacttcctgctcctgggctgctctctttcccatggtcaggcaggaacctccccctgggtaagtgaatccaatctccccccagtacttacccaggtacagagctctgattctctgtacttcctgctcctgggctgctctctttcccgtggtcaggcaggaaccccccctgggtaagtgaatccaatctcccccacagtacttacccaggtacagagctctgattctctgtacttcctgctcctgggctgctctctttcccatggtcaggcaggaacctccccctgggtaagtgaatccaatctccccccagtacttacccaggtacagagctctgattctctgtacttcctgctcctgggctgctctctttcccatggtcaggcaggaacctctgaATATCTCCCTATTGCCACCCCCAGTTGTACTTATTACCCCTTACCCATAATGCCTGTCTCCATTGCGTCTCTCCCAGGGAAAGAAGTGGCTGAGTCCTGGTACAATGAGAATGCCAAATACAGTTTCGCCACCCCCGGATTCCAGAGCGGTTCAGGTGAGTGAGAGATCATTATTTAAAGACAGAGGGGCAATTAATACGCCCCCCCAATTTATTAATACCAATTAGGAAGTTCACCATgattttttctctgtataaatcaCTGAGCTGCCATGCTGATTGCTTAACTAAAGCTGCAGTTTGAGTAGAAGCCAGCAGATGGTGCCATTACTCTTACTATGGAAATTAGCGCCCTCTTCTGGCGGATATGCTAACTGCAGCTACAGATGAATTCTCTGTATTATTAGGCAATGGGAGACCCCAAACCATGGCCAATAATGtgcctctgccccccccccgcagggaaCTTCACGCAGATGATATGGAAGTCTTCCTCGCAGGTGGGCTTCGGCCTCAGCACAGACAACAAGGGAATGTACATTGCCGTGGGCTTCTACGACCCGGCGGGCAACATCGCCAACAAGGGCTACTTCGAGGATAACGTCCTGCCCAGGAAGAAGTGAAAGAGCCCAAGCCACCAATCAGGGCGAAGGACACATGTTTGGACTCAGGGAATCCGAGtagtttatttctttttattctccTATTTCAGTGCAAGGATAGGCAGGGAGGATCATGGGATATATTCCTTGCAATGGCTGTTAGTCGGGTTAGGGGTAGCCTTTAGGCCTGGCATGGCACCCTGGGGTCCCACAATGCACCCCGTGCCGTTTCCCTTACTGATATCACAAGCTACCCCATTGGGGGGCAAGTCCTGCTGCATTtacaccccctgcccctcccacatTTATGCCACTGTATGAAGCACTTAATCAGCCCACTTGTAtgtagccccgccccctgggactAAAGTTGGGCACACACTGAATCCCCTTGGTCACATGAACAAATGAGGGGCTCATTAGCCAATATGGCTGCCTATGCACTGGGGGGTCATGTACAAAGGGTTAATGGGCATGTACTGATATAAGCACAAATATCACATTTAtcaactataaacccagtgagaataaggaatgaatggatattggggagttgtatcaggagtcagaaccagcagtgcagggaagggaaagggacagacacagtgacagttacacataactataaacccagtgagaatgaggaatgaatggatattggggagttgtatcaggagtcagaaccagcagtgcagggaagggaaagggacagacacagtgacagttacacataactataaacccagtgagaatgaggaatgaatggatattggggagttgtatcaggagtcagaaccagcagtgcagggaagggaaagggacagacacagtgacagttacacataactataaacccagtgagaatgagggatgaatgggtattggggagttgtatcaggagtcagaaccagcagtgcagggaagggaaagggacagacacagtgacagttacacataactataaacccagtgagaatgagggatgaatggatattggggagttgtatcaggagtcagaaccagcagtgcagggaagggacagacacagtgacagttacacataactataaacccagtgagaatgaggaatgaatgggtattggggagttgtatcaggagtcagaaccagcagtgcagggaagggaaagggacagacacagtgacagttacacataactataaacccagtgagaatgaggaatgaatgggtattggggagttgtatcaggagtcagaaccagcagtgcagggaagggaaagggacagacacagtgacagttacacataactataaacccagtgagaatgagggatgaatggatattggggagttgtatcaggagtcagaaccagcagtgcagggaagggaaagggacagacacagtgacagttacacataactataaacccagtgagaatgagggatgaatggatatatttgggtttacttgccctttaggcTTACACACAGACTAGGCCACCTACCCACATACAATGTAAGTACTTACAGTTCATGAAACTCCTAGTAACgtgggttaatatgccctttattcccTGCTATACACACAGCTGATCTAATGGCCGTTGCCCCTCCCACTGACGCCGGTCGCTTTATTGCCCTTATGGTTTTACCCCCCGTAGCACTGTGTATAAGGTACTGGCTTTTTATACTGGGGGTCCTGCTGTTTAATGGAATGAAACCACTAACGGCCCAGTCAGGAGCCGGCGTGAATGTTCCGACTACTGAACGGTACCGAGAGTCTCGCCTCGTAGAGattgtattttgtattaaagCACATTTTCCCTTTATACTCGGCTGTGCATGTTATTtagggtcccccccccccagtcagtaATGCCACGTGCCCTTCTGTATTTTGCCCCTAGGGGGCAGCAGGTCCATGTGTTACGGATCAGCTGTGTATGTGGCGCtgaataacctatagcaaccaataagatgtttgcattaccagtaaatgctgcctgctgattggttgctatgggttactgcccctggggacaaacttagtgccttttattacataaccctacaGGGCTATAGCCCCCGAGTACTGTGCCAGTGGGGCACTGGGAACAAACCCAGTTGCCACCGGTCCTGTTTTGACCCAGACTGTCTGATTTTCCCAACTGGGCGGGTTTCTCAAAGACTGACGCAGTGGTCGGCCAATCACTGACCACCAATGCTGTATATAGCACAGCCCCCGGtgcccctagggttgccaccccggCTTCTATCTTGGGGCAGGGGGCGGGCAGCGACGTCACAAGGGGCGGAGAGAGGGTTGCCCGTGACATCACGGGGGAGGAGAAAGGGTGGgttggtgatgtcactgggcagggctaCGACATAAAGATCGCCAAATGCCCGACCAATGCCCTGCCAGGCAGTCCGGGTCAAACAGGACGGGTGGCAACCCTGGGTGTTCCATGCACAACGTATAGTGCCACCAGGGCTGGGGCGGGTAGCCCACTACAGACGGATGCCCCCTATTACCTGTTACACACGTTGGCACACACACGTTGGCACACACACGTTGGCACAGGGAAGGGCATTATGTTTCAGGGTGGGACCAGCCTGCCCGGATACCCCCAGAGGGCGCCCCAGCCAAGGGCAGTTCCCAGCAGCCCACCTATTACATTTAGCAATGCTGGGCTCTCCGGTGGGCACTAGGGGTGCCAGTGTGACACTCGCCCATCCCTGCTCTCTGTGTCACCACCAGCTGTCACCCCGTTACATCAGAGCTAATGGCGCAATTAGGTGCTGTCAGTCCTGCCGCCCCCACATATAAATACCTGGCGTGCCAGGGGGGCACCATATTTAGCTGTGCCACGCGTCACCGGGGAAGGATAGGGTTCCATGGGCCCTGGGGGGGGTGACGCCCCGGGGTGGTTTCCATTGCAGCCTGGAATAGAAAGGGTAAATATATCAGTATTGTTGGGCAGAGTTGCCCCAGTGGAACCTACACATggaaaactcccagcatgcaactGGCACTGCTGGGCAATAAGAGCTTCCACCAATGGGAGTGGCACCAATGACCtccattaaaggggaggttcacctttacgttagcTTTTACTATATTCCTAGcaaccttgcaattggtcttcattattttcaaACTTctacagctttaaaatggggggggggggggttctgtgatattacagttttattatcaTTGATATGCAGTCATATTCTGGTGTCTTAGTGAAAcccctgcttggttgctaaggtaaacaagaccctagcaaccagatagccgctgaaattccaaactcatgaacaaaaaatgaaggccaattgcaaatagtctcagaatagcatCGTCTACGTCACAcgaacagttaatttaaaggtgaactaccccttaaaatACCCCTGGATCAAAGGGCAACTGCTTATTTTGCCATGGCAGGCGTCGTTGGCATtccgggcatgctgggaattcttGCTAAAGGCAGGGGCATATAAGATGGCACTTCCTACCCCATTCCTGAGGGGGGGTTGACGTCACGGGACATTGCAGCAGTGTTTGCTGGGTGAGctcacacggggggggggggggtataaaatcCATTgcagcctgcagctcccccccaaccATGGCAACGGGGGCTATTTAGTGGCTGCTTTCCCAAtgttggaccccccccccccgcaaaagCAATATAATTCCATGGGCCGACCCAAAGTAAATAGTCAGCTCCTATGTGTCGGCCCTGTTACCCCGCAGGGGTGGCAAAAATTAACCCTTTGCATAACAGCGCAGAGGGCAAGGTTCTACCCAATCCAGCGACTTGCCCAGGGTCAGACCTGATCCTTCTAGCCACTGGCCGggggggtggtgggggcccctgcaggaagGGG from Xenopus tropicalis strain Nigerian chromosome 8, UCB_Xtro_10.0, whole genome shotgun sequence encodes:
- the glipr2 gene encoding GLI pathogenesis-related 2 (The RefSeq protein has 11 substitutions compared to this genomic sequence), translated to MRDASGAEVVETWYNEIKDYSFGRPGFQSDTGHFTQVVWKDSREVGVAKAVDGKGMVIAVAQYSPAGNITNPGYFQKNVLPKGTPVSNTGTSPTARGTSYLGTRGTDSALSPTADSREFALEFLKANNVYRSRHGAKPLQLNSKISQEAQRWAEHLLNLKNLKHSDTSHGENIWAKSGGPSITVTGQEVADSWYKEEKNYNFSKPGNKAKTGHFTQMVWKASKEVGVGLASSGKGMLIVVAQYNPSGNITNPGFYGRNVLPRGSKVTDDGGDEDGFVKSPSSTAVLPIPEKELKSFRKDLLSEHNQYRKLHGAGALQLSVALSQDAQKWADHLVGKPALQNSDTHHGENLWYRWETNTSLPTGKEVAESWYNENAKYSFATPGFQSGSGNFTQMIWKSSSQVGFGLSTDNKGMYIAVGFYDPAGNIANKGYFEDNVLPRKK